AGTTGGCGAAGGCGCCGACGAACAGGCCGATGCCGATCCATGCCTCAACCAGGCCGGTGACATAAAGCGCGCCGGGAAGCCCGAGCAGCAGCCAGCCGGACATGTCCGAAGCACCGGCCGAAAGCGCGGCGACGGCCGGGGGAAGCTGACGACCCCCGAGGAGATATCCTTCGCTGTCGTCGGTCGATTTGAGCCAGGCATAAACGCCGATGCCCAGCATCGCGATGAAATACACCGCAAGGCTGATGATGGTTCCTGTCTGCATGGCGGGGGACGTATAGCGCTTCGTCCCGAAAGTCACCCCGATCGCGGGAAAAACCCATTACATTGCTCGGAGATCACTGTCTGTGACGCAATATTTCATGCGGTCGCGGCTCTTTCGAAGGATGTGAAATCCTGCGGTTCGGCAGGCGAGACATCGAGTTTGTCGACCCGCGCCGCCTCGGAACCTTCGCGGCATTTTTCCAGAAGCCGATTCATCGCATTCTCGTCGCCCTGCGCAACGACTTCGACGCGTCCGTCGGAAAGGTTGCGCACCCATCCGGTGAGGCCGAGCGCCCGTGCGGTCTCCACGGTCCAGTCGCGAAAGAAAACGCCCTGCACGCGGCCCGAAACGAAGACGTGGCGCGCGATCATGTCAGCGCACGCGCTTCACATAGACGCGACCGCCTTCGCGGCGTTCAGTCTGGAAATTGGGGATCGTTTCGATCAGGTCGGACAGGCGGCTATAGCCGTAGTTGCGCGTGTCGAAGCTCGACCGGTTGCCCGCGCGCTGGCCGACATCGGAAAGCTCGGCGAAACCGCGTTCGTCGCGCTTGGCGCTGTTATACGCATCGACCAGCAGCTTGAGCAGATCCTTGTCGAGCGGTGCGGGCTCGCTTGCGGCGGCATCGGGCTGCGGCGGCTGGCCCGACTTGATCAGCGCATCGACATCGATGAAGCGCGTACATGCCTGGCGAAAGCCGTCGGGCGTGCGCGGCGTGCCGAAGCCGTAAACGGGCAGGCCCTCCTGCCGGATGCGCATCGCCAGCGGCATGAAATCGCTGTCCGAGGAAAGAATGCCGAACCCGGTCACGCGGCCGCGAAAGAGCAGGTCCATCGCGTCGATCGTCATCCGCATGTCGGTGGCGTTCTTGCCCTTGGTGATGTCGAATTGTTGATAGGGCTCGATGCCGTGTTTCAGCGTCATGTCGGCCCAGCCCTTGAGCGATTGCTTGCGCCAATTGCCATAGACGCGGCGGATATTGACCGTACCGAGTTCGGCAAGGACGGTCAGCACCGGGTCGATCGAGGCGGGGGAGGCGTTGTCGGCGTCGATCAGCAGCGCGACATTGCCTTCGGGTGGTCCGTTGGGATTGGTTTGCATGGAAGCGATGTAGGGACGCGGCTCCGGGAAGCCAAAGGGCAGACGCATGAAAAACGCCCCCGCGCAGACGGCGCGGGGGCGAAAGGAAGCGGCTGGTCAGCCGCCGGGTCGTTGCTTGGGATAGCGTTCGCCGTTCGCGATCTCGTCTTCCTTGGTCACGCGGGTATGCGTGTCGGGCTTGTCGACGCGCGACATTTCGTCCTGCGTTCCGACGTCGCGTTGGATGTTGCCGCCTTCGCGACCCGGTTCGCCGCCGGCAATCGTGTTGTCCTCGGCGCGATCGATCAGTTCGCTGTCGTCATGGTCTTTGGCGGTCTGCGTGCGGTCCTTCATGGTCGATCTCCTTTCAGAAAGACCAATGGTCGGCCCCCGGCACGCGTTCCGTATTACGCGGTGAGCCGTTTGGTGAAGCCTTTGACTTTGGGCGCTTCCATTGCGGTCGCCTCTACTCGCGCGACATCGGCCATGACGGGGCCGGTGCGACAGTCATCGGTAAAGGCATCAATCGCGCTGTCGTCGCCGACCGCGACGATCTCAACGCGGCCGTCGGCCATGTTCCGTACCCAGCCGGTGATGTTCCATTCCCTGGCGGTGCGAACCGCCCAGTCGCGATATCCGACGCGCTGCACGCGTCCCTCGATCAACAAACGACGCGAACCCATGATCCCCATTTCCACGCTACGCATACAAGGACACGAACCTTGTGCCCGGCGCGTATGTAGCCGCGCGGAGTCCCGCCGCGAAGCCCGCTCCGCCGCACAGGCGCAACATGCTGGCGCAAGCTGTCGATGCAGATCAGCCGGGATAGGAGATTTCGAGGATTTCGTACTCGCGCTCCCCGCCCGGGAGCACTACGCGGCGCAAGTCGCCGATCCCGGCGCCGCGCAGCGCGCGGGCGAGCGGAGCGTTCCAGCCCACCTTGCCCGACCCGGCATCGGCCTCGTCGTCGCCGACGATTGTGAGCGTGCGCTGATTGTCGTCCTCGTCGGCGATCAGCACGGTCGCTCCGAAAAAGACGCGCGCCCTGTCGGGCTGGTTGGCGGGGTCGATCACCTTGGCCGCCTTCATCCGGCGCGAAAGCCAGCCGAGCCGGCGGTCGATTTCGCGCAGCCGCTTGCGACCATAGATATAGTCGCCGTTTTCGGATCGATCGCCGTTGCCCGCGGCCCAGGCGATCGTCTCGACCAGCTTGGGCCGCTCCTCGGCGAACAGCGCGTCATATTCGGCCTTGAGCGCCGAATAGCCCGCCGGGGTGATGTAGTTGGGCGATGCGGACATGGCCGTTATCGGAAATCAGCCCGGATCGCGTTTGCCGAGATACCAGGACAGGCGATGATCTCCCTGCGAGCGGGCATGTTCGGGGTTCATCAAGTCATACACCACGGCGTTTTCGAGCACGCGCTGGACATAGTTCTTGGTCTCGAAAATCGGGATTTCCTCGACCCATTTGACGATGTCGACCGAAGGCGTACGCGGATCGCCATTGGCACGTATCCAGCGATTCACGTTGCCGGGCCCGGCATTGTAAGCCGCGACCGCGAGCGGATAGCTGCCGCCATAATAGCTCAGCATCCGCTGGAAATAGCTCGATCCGAGCTGGATATTATATTCGGGATCGCGCGTGAGAGCCTCGCGCGAATAGGAAAGCCCCATCTTCCCGGCCTGCTCGCGCGCGGTGGCGGGCATCAGCTGCATCAGTCCGCGCGCGCCGGCATGGCTGATCGCGGCGCGGTCGAACTGGCTTTCCTGGCGCGAGATCGCGTGAATGATCGTCCAGTAATCCTGCTGCGCCACCGGGACCCGTACCGAGGGATAGCCCGCAGCGGTATAGTCCGAAAATCCGTTGCGCAGTGCCGAACGGCCCACCATCACCCCCAGATCCGGGCGGTCGATCGTCCGCGCCAGTTCGGCGGACAGCACATGCTCGGCATCGCTGTCGGCATCATTGGCGATCTGTCGCACGAACAGGCTCTGGTCTTCCCAGCTGTCGAGCGTGCCCAGCATCTGTGCGGCGCGCACGACTTCACGGTTGTAGAATTCAGTGCGGACCTCCGGCGGGATTTCCGCCACACCCATCGCGGCGGGTGCTTCGAGCGGCAATCCCATGCGTTCCTTGGCAAGCTGGCCGTAATAGAGGTCGGGATAGCCCGCCGCACGTTCATACCACGCCTTGGCGATTTCGGGTTGGCCGGCGGCCTCGGCGCCGCGTCCCGCCCAGTAAAAGCCCTTGGAGCGCGTTTGCGGGGTCCGCGATCCGCCGCCATAGCGCGCGAACATCTCCATCGCGTCGTTCGGGCGATTGAGCTGATAGAAGGCAGTGGTGCCGGCGAGCCACACCAGGCTGGTATAATCATCGCGCACGCCATAGGATTTCTCGCTGACATCGGTACCCGGCACGAAGGCGTCGTCGACCTGGCTCGCGATGGCATAGGCCTGTTGCCAGTTGCCGTCATTGGCGGCGCCGCGCGCGGCCAGCAGCAGCACTTCATACCATTCTTCGACATCGCCAGGCAGCGCGGTCAGCCGATGCGGCTCGGCGAGATAGGAACGCATCGCCGCGCTCTGGCCGTTGTTGCGCAGCCACATAGCGCGATCGGCCATGAAGCCCGGGTCGCGGCGTTGCGCTGCGGTCACGGCACCGGCCAGTTCGGCGACATTTTCGGCATCGGTGCGGAACGCCAACCGCGCGGCGAACAGGGCGCGCTTTTCGGGGGAAACGAGATTGGAAAGCCGTGCGGCGGCACTGGTCGCGCCGTTCCACAACAGCATGTCCATCCGCGCGTCGTGATCCTCGAACCGCAAGGCCGGGGCGAAGCGCGCCAGCAACGCGCTCTCATCCGTCTCGCGCAAGCTGCCGGTACGCCATGCAAGTCGCGCCTGTTCGTTGGCGCGTTCGACCTCGCCGGAAACCGCCAGCGCTTCGGCGAAGCGAAGATGGCCGGCCGCAGTCAGAGGCGCGAAGTGCTCGAAGAAGCGAACGGTGAGACCCGGATTGGCGGCGCCCGACTCGAGCACTGTCTCGGCGGCAGCGCGGCGGCTGGTCTCGCCCGGCCAGCCCGGATGGAGGAGCAGAAAGCCGGCATATTCGGCGAACGGATAATCGTCCGATTGCTGCAGCCTTTTCCATTCTACGAGCGCATCGGCCAGGCTGTTCGACTGGATATAGGCAGGCGCTTCGCCCGGCACGCCGCTTTCGAGCTGCGCGCGATACCAATGGACCTGCTCCTGGGTAAGCTGCGACGTCGCGGCAACCCCCGAAACACTCGCGACCAGAAGCGCGTTCTTGAGCAATGAAGCCAGCATGCTGGACATCATACGGAATCGCGGACTATCTGCCACCCCAGAATTTACCGGACGGGAGCAATTCGGAACGTGTTTTCAGGGTCGATACCAGCGCTGGTCACGCCGTTTCGCAACGGCTATTTCGCCGAAAGCGATTTTCGTGCGCTGGTCGATCGCCAGATAGAGCAGGGGTCCTCGGCGCTGGTGCCGTGCGGCACCACCGGCGAAGCTGCGACCATGTCCGCCGAAGAGCATTTTCACGTGGTCAAGGTCTGCGTCGAGCAGGCAAAGGGCCGCGTTCCGGTGATCGCGGGAGCGGGATCGAACGACACGGCAGTGGCAAGCGCCAATGTCCGCGCCGCAAAGGAGGCTGGCGCCGACGCCGCGCTGATGGTGCCGCCCTATTATAATCGCCCGAGCCAGGAAGGCATCTTCCGGCATTTCGAGGCTGTGGCGCAGTCGGCCGAAATCCCGATCGTGCTGTACAATGTCCCTGGGCGTACCGTCACCGATATTCAGCCCGTGACGATGGCACGGATCGTTACGGCGTTTCCCAAGGTCTTTGTCGGCGTGAAGGACGCAACCGGCATTCTTGGACGCGTCAGCGAACAGCGCGCCGGTTGCGGGCCGGATTTCTGCCAGTTGTCGGGCAATGACGAAACCGCGCTCGCGTTCAATGCGATGGGCGGCGTCGGCTGCATCTCGGTGACCGCCAATGTCGCGCCGAAGTTGTGCGCCGAGTTTCAGGCAGCCTGCGCGGCCGGCGATTATGCCAGGGCGCTGACATATCAGGACCGGCTCTATGCGCTGCACGTCGCGATGTTCACCGATGCGTCGCCGGGGCCGATCAAATATGCGATGTCGCGCGTGATCGACGGCTTCCCGGCCGAACTGCGCCTGCCGATGACCGAGCCGAGCGATGCGAGCAAGGCGGCGGTCGATGCCGCGCTGAAGGCGGCGGGCCTGCTCTAGCCCGCAGCGGCTCGCCTTCGCGCGGGGCGCTCCGTGCCGCCCTTGCCGGTATTTCGGCGCAGCCGCGATTCGGCGTCGTGCCGCGTTTCGCGCCGTTCTTCGCGTCGTTCATATATGGTCTTCAGCCCGCGGCCGATCGCGCCGATCAGCATCAGCGAGGAGCCGCCAATATACAGATAGCCGGCAAGAATCTTGTCGCTGATGAAACTGGGATGGGAAAGAACCGCGCCCGAAACGAACATCAAATTCCCCATCAGCCCGATCACGATATGCACATAGGGAAATTTGCGCGTCAGGGTTTCGAGCACCGGTACCTCCTTTGGATTGGGGGCTACCAACTCGGGAGCCGGTGCGAATATCCATCGGTCGTCAAAAGAAACGGACGGTTGCTCAACTCGTTTATCGACCGGCCTTCCTGCGTTTCTTTTCGCGGGTTTCATAAAGCGTCTTGATGCCGTTGCCGACGGCACCAAGCAGCATCAGCGCCGATCCGATGACGAACAGCCAGACCCCGATGGTCTTATATTCCTCGAACTGTTTGAAAAACAGGATCGAGCCGGCGAAAAACATGGCGTTCCCCAGCAGGCCCGATGTGATGTGGATATAGGGATATTCGCGCGTCAGCGTTTGCAGCATGGTTTCCCCTCGGATTCCGTTCATCCGCGTAACGAATGAGGCGGACAAGCTATCCCGGATGCCTCGACATCGGCCGTGGCGCTTTCATTTCGCACCGACTGTCCCTACATGCGCTCGCCTTATGGCCCGTCCACGTCCCCCTGCCGAAAAGTCGAAGACCGTCGCGGAGAATCGGCGCGCGCGCTTCGATTATTTCATCGTCGACAGCTATGAAGCCGGGATCGCGCTGCGCGGCACCGAAGTGAAGTCGCTGCGCTTCGGCGAAGGATCGATCGCCGAAAGCTATGCCGAAGTGAAGGACGGCGAGGTCTGGCTGGTCAATTCGAACATCCCCGAATTCAGCCACGGCAATCGCTTCAATCACGAGCCCAAGCGGCCGCGCAAGCTGCTGCTCCACGAACGCGAGATCAACAAGCTGCACGGCGCGGTGAACCGCGAGGGCATGACGCTGGTGCCGCTTTCCATCTATTTCAACGGTCGCGGCCGGGCCAAGGTCGAACTGGCGCTCGCCAAGGGCAAGAAGGCCCATGACAAGCGCGATACGATCAAGGAGCGCGACTGGAAGCGCGAACAGGGCAGGCTGCTGCGCGATCGGGGCTGAGCCCGGCGCGCCGATCGCACCGCCGCTGCGCAGGTGATGATGTATCCCATGCTTTGACGGCGCGTGCTGACCGGCTAATACGCCGCATCACTCGAATTCATGGAGTCCCCATGCGCTTTCCGCTTCTTTCCACCACCACTCTGATCGCGCCGATGCTGCTTGCCGGCTGTATGCAAGGCGAGACTCATCCGACGACGGTCTCCGAGCAGACCGAAACCGTGGGTGAGGCCGCCGTTGCTCCCGTCGATCCGGCAACCGCCCCCGGGCCGCAAATCGGCAGCTTCGGGTTCGATATCGCTGGCATGGATCGTTCGGTCGCGCCGGGCAATGATTTCTACAACTATGCCAACGGCACCTGGCTGGCGAACACGGAAATACCCGCCGACAAGTCGAACTACGGCATGTTCAGCGTGCTCGCCGATCTTTCGCGTGAGCGCACGCAGGAGATATTGCGCGAGGAGGCCGGAACCGGATCGAAGATCGGCACCGCTTACGCCAGCTATCTCGATCAGGACCATATCGATTCGCTCGGCCTCGCGCCGATCCAGCCCTGGCTCGATCAGATTGCGGGCCTGAGCTCGAAGGCCGGTTATGCCGCGCTCGCCGCCCAGGCTGATCGCAACGGCGTGGGCATTCCGTTCGGCACCTGGGTCGGGCAGGACGACAAGAATCCCGAGCAATATGCGCTCAACCTGCGCCAGTCGGGCCTCGGCATGCCCGATCGCGACTATTATCTTTCGGACGATCCCAAGCTGGCCGAGACCCGGGCCAAATATCTCGCGCATCTGACGAATGTGCTGACGCTTGCTGGTGAGGCCAATGCGGCCGAGCGCGCTCAGGCGATCGTCGATTTCGAAACCGGAATCGCGCAGGCCCACTGGACGCGGGTCGAAAGCCGCGACGCCGACAAGACCTATAACAAGATGACCGTCGCCGAACTGAGCGGCATGGCGCCTGGCTTCGATTTCGCGAGCTATTTCCAGGGAATCGGCGCCGATGTCGACAGCGTGATCGTTGCGCAGCCGAGCGCGGTGAAGGGGATTGCCGATCTGATCCGCACGACGCCGCTCGCCGTACTTAAGGACCAGCTGCTCGTGCGTTCGCTCGACGGTTTTGCCGACGTGCTGCCCAGCAGCTTCGACCAGGAGCACTTCGCCTTCTACGGCACGGCGCTTTCGGGTACGCCCGAACAGGAAGCGCGGTGGAAGCGCGCGGTCGATTTCACCACCGGCGCGTTGGCAGATGATGTCAGCCAGATCTACGTCGCCAGATACTTCCCGCCCGAAGCCAAGGCGGCGGCCGACGAACTGGTGCGCAACGTCATCGCCGCGATGGATCGCCGCATTGACGAGCTCGACTGGATGGCGCCCGAAACCAAGGCGAAGGCGCATGAAAAGCTCGCCGCCTTCACGCCAAAGATCGGCTATCCCGACCGCTGGCGCGACTATTCGGACCTCGACATCGTTTCGGGTGACGCGTTCGGCAACAATCTGCGCACCAACAATTGGGCGCATGACTATAATGTCGGCCATCTCGGCAAGCCGCTGCAGCGTTGGGAATGGGGCATGACGCCGATGACGGTGAATGCCTATGCCAATTTCGGCATGGTCGAAATCGTCTTCCCGGCAGCGATCCTGCAGCCGCCTTTCTTCGATCCGAACGCCGACCCTGCGGTCAATTATGGCGGCATCGGCGCGGTGATCGGCCATGAATTGAGCCATCATTTCGACGATCAGGGCGCCAAATACGACGCCGAAGGCCGTCTGACCCAATGGTGGACCGATGCCGACACCGAAGCGTTTAAGGCGCGGACGCAGGCGCTGGTCGCGCAATATGATCAGTATGAACCGCTTGAGGGCATGAACGTCCAGGGCGCTTTGACGCTCGGCGAGAATGTCGCCGACCTGGCCGGTCTCACGGTCGCCTATGACGCCTATCGCGCGTCTCTGGGGGGCGAGCCGGCGCCGGTACTTGACGGTTTCTCTGGCGACCAGCGCTTCTATCTCGGCTGGGCGCAGGTGTGGCGCCGCAACTATCGCGAGGCCAATCTGCGCCAGCGGCTGCTCACCGATCCGCACTCGCCCTCGCAGCAGCGCGCCTGGGTCGTGCGCAATCTCGATCCTTGGTATTCGGCCTTCGCGCCCGAGCCCTCGCAGAAGCTGTTCCTTACGCCGGAACAGCGCGTGAAGATCTGGTGATCGCGCCGGAATGAACTGGAAATGCCCGCCGGAGAGCGTTCCGGCGGGCATTTTGCTGTTTGAGGAACAGGCAGTTCACTTCTTCTTTTGTCACCCTGAACTCGTTTCAGGGTCCACCGTGCCGCAAAAACCGTCCTCACCTATTGCAGGGTGGATGCTGAACAAGTTTAGCATGACGAGTGCTGGCGTATGCAGCAGTCACCACAAATTGAGCGACCAACCGCCAACTACTTGACCCGCGCATGGACCCGGCACAGGACGGGGCATGGCTACGCTTCCGCTTTCATCCCCGGGAAAACGCACGCGTTCGGTAATGCCGCTGCTCGCGGCGGGGCTGACGGGATTCGTCGCGACGGGCATGGTGTTGATCACGCTGGGGGATCGGGCGCTGGCGGTGGGTTTTCTCGCTGCGACGCTGCTGATGGCGGGCGGGCTTATCGCCGCGCGCCGGATGTTCGGAGCGCCGGAAGCGCAGGCGCCGGTCATCGACTGGTCGGTGGCGCACGCGCTTGCCGCCGCCAGCGAAGATGCGCTGGCGGTCACCGATCGCGCGGGACGGCTGGTTTGCGCGAACGAACGCTATGCCGCGCTGTTCGACGGCTATCCCACGCCGCCCGGGCTGCCGGTAGGCGAGGCGGCGGCACAGGCGCTCAATCTTGCCGGCCGAGCCGCCTGGCGCGACGGGGAGGGCCGCAGCGACGCGATTGACGTTTCCGGCGCTCCGGTCACTGCTCAGGTCGCGCGCGTCGGGGAAGACATGCTGGTGTGGCGGTTCGTCGGCGTGCAGGCGCTCGACCTTGCACGAACCGTCCAGACGCTCATCGGCAGCCAGACCGGAGACCGGCTCGGCAGCGCGGGGATCATGGCGGCGCTGATCACGCCCGAGGGGCGCGTACGATCGGCAAACCGGGTGCTGCGCGCGCGCGCGATGGGGCGCGAGGATGCCGCGATCGAAGGCCGCGATTTCACGCGCTTCCTGATCACCGACAGCGCCGGTCAGGTGCGGTTCGAGCGCGAAGGGATGGGCGGAACGCCGCTGCGGGTGCTGCAGATTCCGTTCCTTGATGCCGAGGACGCGCCGATGCTCGTCGCGCTGCTCGACGAGGAGACCGGGGCAGTGAATGTGCCCGCGATCGGGGGCAGCGCTTCGGCGCATGTCCGCTCGCTGATCTCGCTCCTCCCGCTCGGCATGGCGCTGGTCGATCGCGACGGGCGGTTCGTGCACATGAACGACGCCTTTGTACGGGCGACCCGCGTCAATGCCGCCGCGCCGCCGCTCTATCCCGGCGATCTGGTGGTGCGCGAGGACAAGTCGGCGCTCGCCGATGCGGTGCGCAAATTCGCCGGCGGCGCGGCGCATTCGATGGACATGGCGGTGCGGCTGGCCGACTCGCCCGAGGAGCCGGTGGCGATATCGCTCGCCGGCGCGCGGGGGCTCGGCGACGCGGCGGTGCTGATCAGCCTCAAGGATTCGGGCGAGGAAGGGAAGCTCAAGCGCCAGGTCGCGCAGGCGACCAAGATGCAGGCGGTGGGCCAGCTCGCCGGCGGCGTAGCGCATGATTTCAACAACATCCTGACCGCGATCATCGGCCATTGCGACCTGATGCTGATGCGGCATTCTCCCGGCGACAGCGACTATGACGATATCCAGCAGATCCGCGCCAATTCGAACCGTGCGGCGAGCCTGACGCGGCAACTGCTCGCCTTTTCGCGCCAGCAGACGCTGCGCCCGCAGGTACTCCAGCTCCCCGATGTGATTTCGGAAGTGTCCAACTTGTTGAAACGCCTGCTCGGCGAAACGGTGAAGCTCGAAGTCAAGCATGGCCGCAATCTTGGACCGGTGCGCGCTGATCCGGGGCAGCTCGAGCAGGTCGTCGTCAATCTCGCGGTCAATGCGCGCGACGCGATGGTCGCGGCCGATCCGATCGGCGGGGGCACGCTGACCATCGAAACCGCTGCCGTAACCGCCGCCGATGTCCGCCAAATGGACGAGGACGTGCTGCCGGTCGGCGACTATACCGCGCTGCGCATCTCGGACACCGGCACCGGCATTCCGCCCGACGTGCTGCCCAAGATCTTCGAACCCTTCTTCACCACCAAGGAAGTCGGGAAGGGGACCGGGCTGGGCCTGTCGACTGTCTATGGGATCATAAAGCAGTCGGGCGGCTTCATCTTCGCAGAGAGCGAAATGGGGAAGGGGACCGCGTTCACTATCTACCTGCCTGTCCACGCCGCCGCCGAAGCCACCAAGGCAGCAGCGCCAGTGAAGGAAAAGAGCACCGATACCTGGGGTACC
This genomic interval from Sphingosinithalassobacter tenebrarum contains the following:
- a CDS encoding hybrid sensor histidine kinase/response regulator, which encodes MATLPLSSPGKRTRSVMPLLAAGLTGFVATGMVLITLGDRALAVGFLAATLLMAGGLIAARRMFGAPEAQAPVIDWSVAHALAAASEDALAVTDRAGRLVCANERYAALFDGYPTPPGLPVGEAAAQALNLAGRAAWRDGEGRSDAIDVSGAPVTAQVARVGEDMLVWRFVGVQALDLARTVQTLIGSQTGDRLGSAGIMAALITPEGRVRSANRVLRARAMGREDAAIEGRDFTRFLITDSAGQVRFEREGMGGTPLRVLQIPFLDAEDAPMLVALLDEETGAVNVPAIGGSASAHVRSLISLLPLGMALVDRDGRFVHMNDAFVRATRVNAAAPPLYPGDLVVREDKSALADAVRKFAGGAAHSMDMAVRLADSPEEPVAISLAGARGLGDAAVLISLKDSGEEGKLKRQVAQATKMQAVGQLAGGVAHDFNNILTAIIGHCDLMLMRHSPGDSDYDDIQQIRANSNRAASLTRQLLAFSRQQTLRPQVLQLPDVISEVSNLLKRLLGETVKLEVKHGRNLGPVRADPGQLEQVVVNLAVNARDAMVAADPIGGGTLTIETAAVTAADVRQMDEDVLPVGDYTALRISDTGTGIPPDVLPKIFEPFFTTKEVGKGTGLGLSTVYGIIKQSGGFIFAESEMGKGTAFTIYLPVHAAAEATKAAAPVKEKSTDTWGTGTILVVEDEDMVRAVAERALSRQGYTVLTAENGEAALELLEGCDRPDLLVSDVVMPMMDGPTMARQVRERYPDIPILFMSGYAEEQLRKSIDLDNVAFLPKPFSVQQLAEAARETLAAK
- a CDS encoding acylphosphatase codes for the protein MIARHVFVSGRVQGVFFRDWTVETARALGLTGWVRNLSDGRVEVVAQGDENAMNRLLEKCREGSEAARVDKLDVSPAEPQDFTSFERAATA
- a CDS encoding M13 family metallopeptidase, whose translation is MQGETHPTTVSEQTETVGEAAVAPVDPATAPGPQIGSFGFDIAGMDRSVAPGNDFYNYANGTWLANTEIPADKSNYGMFSVLADLSRERTQEILREEAGTGSKIGTAYASYLDQDHIDSLGLAPIQPWLDQIAGLSSKAGYAALAAQADRNGVGIPFGTWVGQDDKNPEQYALNLRQSGLGMPDRDYYLSDDPKLAETRAKYLAHLTNVLTLAGEANAAERAQAIVDFETGIAQAHWTRVESRDADKTYNKMTVAELSGMAPGFDFASYFQGIGADVDSVIVAQPSAVKGIADLIRTTPLAVLKDQLLVRSLDGFADVLPSSFDQEHFAFYGTALSGTPEQEARWKRAVDFTTGALADDVSQIYVARYFPPEAKAAADELVRNVIAAMDRRIDELDWMAPETKAKAHEKLAAFTPKIGYPDRWRDYSDLDIVSGDAFGNNLRTNNWAHDYNVGHLGKPLQRWEWGMTPMTVNAYANFGMVEIVFPAAILQPPFFDPNADPAVNYGGIGAVIGHELSHHFDDQGAKYDAEGRLTQWWTDADTEAFKARTQALVAQYDQYEPLEGMNVQGALTLGENVADLAGLTVAYDAYRASLGGEPAPVLDGFSGDQRFYLGWAQVWRRNYREANLRQRLLTDPHSPSQQRAWVVRNLDPWYSAFAPEPSQKLFLTPEQRVKIW
- a CDS encoding lytic transglycosylase domain-containing protein, with amino-acid sequence MLASLLKNALLVASVSGVAATSQLTQEQVHWYRAQLESGVPGEAPAYIQSNSLADALVEWKRLQQSDDYPFAEYAGFLLLHPGWPGETSRRAAAETVLESGAANPGLTVRFFEHFAPLTAAGHLRFAEALAVSGEVERANEQARLAWRTGSLRETDESALLARFAPALRFEDHDARMDMLLWNGATSAAARLSNLVSPEKRALFAARLAFRTDAENVAELAGAVTAAQRRDPGFMADRAMWLRNNGQSAAMRSYLAEPHRLTALPGDVEEWYEVLLLAARGAANDGNWQQAYAIASQVDDAFVPGTDVSEKSYGVRDDYTSLVWLAGTTAFYQLNRPNDAMEMFARYGGGSRTPQTRSKGFYWAGRGAEAAGQPEIAKAWYERAAGYPDLYYGQLAKERMGLPLEAPAAMGVAEIPPEVRTEFYNREVVRAAQMLGTLDSWEDQSLFVRQIANDADSDAEHVLSAELARTIDRPDLGVMVGRSALRNGFSDYTAAGYPSVRVPVAQQDYWTIIHAISRQESQFDRAAISHAGARGLMQLMPATAREQAGKMGLSYSREALTRDPEYNIQLGSSYFQRMLSYYGGSYPLAVAAYNAGPGNVNRWIRANGDPRTPSVDIVKWVEEIPIFETKNYVQRVLENAVVYDLMNPEHARSQGDHRLSWYLGKRDPG
- a CDS encoding acylphosphatase, with amino-acid sequence MGSRRLLIEGRVQRVGYRDWAVRTAREWNITGWVRNMADGRVEIVAVGDDSAIDAFTDDCRTGPVMADVARVEATAMEAPKVKGFTKRLTA
- a CDS encoding YrhK family protein, giving the protein MKPAKRNAGRPVDKRVEQPSVSFDDRWIFAPAPELVAPNPKEVPVLETLTRKFPYVHIVIGLMGNLMFVSGAVLSHPSFISDKILAGYLYIGGSSLMLIGAIGRGLKTIYERREERRETRHDAESRLRRNTGKGGTERPARRRAAAG
- the dapA gene encoding 4-hydroxy-tetrahydrodipicolinate synthase, yielding MFSGSIPALVTPFRNGYFAESDFRALVDRQIEQGSSALVPCGTTGEAATMSAEEHFHVVKVCVEQAKGRVPVIAGAGSNDTAVASANVRAAKEAGADAALMVPPYYNRPSQEGIFRHFEAVAQSAEIPIVLYNVPGRTVTDIQPVTMARIVTAFPKVFVGVKDATGILGRVSEQRAGCGPDFCQLSGNDETALAFNAMGGVGCISVTANVAPKLCAEFQAACAAGDYARALTYQDRLYALHVAMFTDASPGPIKYAMSRVIDGFPAELRLPMTEPSDASKAAVDAALKAAGLL
- the smpB gene encoding SsrA-binding protein SmpB; translation: MARPRPPAEKSKTVAENRRARFDYFIVDSYEAGIALRGTEVKSLRFGEGSIAESYAEVKDGEVWLVNSNIPEFSHGNRFNHEPKRPRKLLLHEREINKLHGAVNREGMTLVPLSIYFNGRGRAKVELALAKGKKAHDKRDTIKERDWKREQGRLLRDRG
- the greB gene encoding transcription elongation factor GreB; amino-acid sequence: MSASPNYITPAGYSALKAEYDALFAEERPKLVETIAWAAGNGDRSENGDYIYGRKRLREIDRRLGWLSRRMKAAKVIDPANQPDRARVFFGATVLIADEDDNQRTLTIVGDDEADAGSGKVGWNAPLARALRGAGIGDLRRVVLPGGEREYEILEISYPG
- a CDS encoding NYN domain-containing protein, whose amino-acid sequence is MQTNPNGPPEGNVALLIDADNASPASIDPVLTVLAELGTVNIRRVYGNWRKQSLKGWADMTLKHGIEPYQQFDITKGKNATDMRMTIDAMDLLFRGRVTGFGILSSDSDFMPLAMRIRQEGLPVYGFGTPRTPDGFRQACTRFIDVDALIKSGQPPQPDAAASEPAPLDKDLLKLLVDAYNSAKRDERGFAELSDVGQRAGNRSSFDTRNYGYSRLSDLIETIPNFQTERREGGRVYVKRVR
- a CDS encoding YrhK family protein, with product MLQTLTREYPYIHITSGLLGNAMFFAGSILFFKQFEEYKTIGVWLFVIGSALMLLGAVGNGIKTLYETREKKRRKAGR